A window from Neodiprion fabricii isolate iyNeoFabr1 chromosome 2, iyNeoFabr1.1, whole genome shotgun sequence encodes these proteins:
- the LOC124176084 gene encoding uncharacterized protein LOC124176084 produces the protein MFSVLLAVIFAVATIASGQSAAWDQSLGDATTFQDAPLERQGKFFPLFSVIRFANTQCTGSNNLNGTCFTRRECSNYAGTASGTCANSLGVCCVFVRTCGSTTNMNNTYFINPDYPTTYAGGDRCTIVVRPCNSHICQLRLDFLDFSLAQPDGTGVCDLDFLTVTGGATLVPRICGENTNQHVYVDFDGPAPITISIDTDVNYVFDRRWNIRIQQIACDSVWRAPSGCLQYYTTTTGTVTSFNYGTVVNPRSPLVGTRQLVNLNYGVCVRMTVGYCAIQWSQDNTLSFTVSGDTDGLDTTIIGTDLAAVTGTDCTADFVIIPNPFDTTGTALDVDRFCGNGFVTVISSSKPFVLYVITNGDETGDVLNRGFILDYQQIACPIF, from the exons ATGTTCAGCGTGTTGCTTGCAGTGATTTTTGCCGTCGCAACGATAGCATCTGGTCAGAGTGCTGCTTGGGATCAATCCCTGGGAGATGCAACGACATTTCAAGATGCTCCATTGGAGCGTCAAGGAAAAT TTTTTCCGCTCTTCAGTGTCATCAGATTTGCTAATACTCAATGTACTGGAAGCAATAATCTGAATGGTACGTGCTTCACAAGACGTGAATGTTCCAATTACGCCGGGACTGCTTCTGGGACTTGTGCCAACAGCCTCGGCGTTTGTTGTGTTT TTGTGAGAACATGCGGTTCTACCACGAACATGAACAATACGTATTTCATAAATCCCGATTATCCAACAACGTATGCTGGTGGAGATCGATGCACAATTGTCGTTCGTCCCTGCAATTCTCATATTTGTCAG TTGCGTTTGGATTTCTTGGATTTCTCCCTAGCCCAACCAGACGGAACTGGTGTGTGTGACTTAGACTTTTTGACAGTAACTGGTGGAGCAACCCTCGTTCCCAGGATTTGTGGAGAAAATACCAATCAACACG TTTATGTAGATTTCGATGGACCAGCTCCTATTACGATATCGATCGATACTGACGTGAACTACGTATTTGATCGCCGTTGGAATATCAGGATACAGCAGATAGCCTGCGATTCTGTATGGCGTG CTCCGAGTGGATGTCTGCAATATTATACTACAACTACTGGCACTGTAACAAGCTTCAATTACGGTACCGTAGTGAATCCAAGAT CTCCACTGGTCGGTACTCGTCAactagtgaatttgaattacgGTGTTTGTGTGAGAATGACTGTGGGCTATTGTGCGATTCAATGGTCACAGGACAACACCCTGTCATTCACTGTTTCTGGAGATACAGACGGCCTTGACACAACAATAATTG GGACAGACTTGGCTGCAGTTACTGGAACAGATTGTACGGCAGATTTTGTTATAATACCAAATCCATTTGATACAACAGGTACCGCATTAGATGTTGATCGTTTCTGTGGAAACGGTTTCGTAACTGTTATCA gttCTTCAAAACCGTTTGTTCTTTACGTCATTACAAACGGAGATGAAACTGGTGATGTTCTAAACAGAGGATTTATTCTAGATTATCAACAAATAGCTTGTCCAATATTCTAA
- the LOC124176083 gene encoding prostaglandin E synthase 2: protein MSAIYKVSRFLLRNQSQNKNVHHKMYVARLFQTATHQAKPPSVVKMSLIGASVGVVLGAGYSFNKINKDRKNIANEGTQTEIETLKSIPDIKPSRKVIYPGDNSGLKLTLFQYQTCPFCCKVRVFLDYHGISYNVVEVDPVLRNEIKWSTYRKVPILLAKVDGGYQPLIDSTMIISVLGTILEDKYKKIEDIVKYYPKMFCRDAKGTFKEEIVNKYFLMYQNNLPKEKSMNYIVEERKWRKWADDVLVHVLSPNVYRTTTEARQAFNWFSDVGRWEEYFPMWERLLMINVGAYAMWLISKRLKKRHSLKDDVRQSLYDEVNHWLNGISVKGTQFMGGSDPDFSDLAVYGILKSIEGCEAFRDLLDHTKVGVWFNAMREKIDSNHGRQYVKY, encoded by the exons ATGTCTGCAATCTATAAAGTGTCCCGATTTCTGCTAAGAAATCAATCGcagaataaaaatgttcaccATAAAATGTACGTCGCCAGACTTTTTCAAACGGCAACGCACCAGGCAAAACCTCCGAGCGTGGTTAAGATGAGTTTGATTGGTGCGTCGGtaggtgttgtactcggtgcAGGTTattctttcaataaaattaataaggATCGAAAAAACATCGCTAATGAAGGAACGCAGACTGAAATTGAGACGCTGAAATCAATTCCAGATATCAAGCCATCCAGAAAG GTGATTTATCCTGGCGACAACTCTGGACTGAAgcttacattatttcaataccAAACATGCCCGTTTTGCTGCAAG gTGCGAGTGTTTTTGGATTACCATGGAATATCATACAATGTTGTTGAAGTGGATCCAGTTctaagaaatgaaattaaatggtCGACGTATAGAAAAGTACCGATTCTTCTCGCCAAAGTAGATGGAGGATATCAGCCATTGATTGATAGTACCATGATAATATCCGTTCTTGGAACAATTTTAGAAgacaagtataaaaaaattgaagacatTGTCAAGTATTATCCAAAAATGTTTTGCCGAGATGCAAAAGGAACGTTTAAAGAAGAAATTGTCAATAAATACTTCCTGATGTATCAAAACAATCTGCCAAAGGAAAAGTCTATGAATTATATCGT AGAGGAACGGAAGTGGCGAAAATGGGCTGATGATGTCCTAGTTCACGTTTTATCTCCAAACGTTTACAGAACAACAACAGAAGCACGTCAAGCGTTCAACTGGTTTTCCGAC GTTGGTAGATGGGAGGAGTACTTTCCAATGTGGGAACGCCTGCTCATGATCAATGTGGGAGCCTATGCAATGTGGCTGATATCGAAAAGGCTCAAAAAAAGACACAGTCTCAAAGATGACGTTAGGCAGTCACTGTATGACGAAGTAAACCATTGGTTGAATGGCATTAGTGTTAAAGGAACGCAATTCATGGGTGGATCAGACCCAGATTTCTCAGACTTAGCTGTCTACGGTATTTTAAAAAGTATCGAGGGATGTGAAGCATTCAGAGATTTATTAGACCACACGAAAGTTGGCGTATGGTTTAATGCTatgcgtgaaaaaattgattcgaatcACGGACGACAATATGTCAAGTATtaa
- the LOC124176091 gene encoding pyrimidodiazepine synthase-like isoform X2, whose protein sequence is MSTKHLSVGSQVPPLVPGKLRLYSMRFCPFAQRVHLVLDAKKIPYDVVYVNLTHKPEWLVEKNPLSKVPLLELEEGNILYESLIIVDYLDEAYPEHRLYPKDPLLKAQEKLLIERFGAIIVLMNKVYYTPTMEREQFVEILNGLEIFDRELVRRGTPFFGGKQPGMVDLMIWPWCERADLIRILRGDQFVLPRERILRLLEWRSAMKEDEAVKGSYLDGETHAKFIRSRQAGSAQYDFLIAQ, encoded by the exons ATGAGTACGAAACATCTGAGTGTCG GATCTCAAGTCCCACCCTTGGTACCTGGCAAGCTACGATTGTACAGCATGCGATTTTGCCCATTTGCCCAGAGGGTTCATCTTGTATTAGATGCTAAAAAAATTCC ATATGACGTTGTCTACGTTAATTTAACACACAAGCCGGAATGgctggtggaaaaaaatccattGAGTAAAGTTCCGCTGCTTGAACTCGAAGagggaaatattttatacgaaaGTCTGATCATAGTGGATTACCTGGATGAGGCCTATCCGGAACACCGTCTATATCCAAAGGATCCTTTATTGAAGGCTCAAGAGAAGCTACTTATCGAAAGATTTGGTGCTATAATAGTACTTATGAACAAG GTCTATTATACCCCGACCATGGAACGTGAGCAGTTTGTTGAGATCCTGAACGGCCTTGAAATCTTTGATAGAGAACTCGTTAGGAGAGGAACTCCATTCTTCGGTGGTAAACAACCTGGAATGGTGGATCTGATGATATGGCCGTGGTGTGAGCGAGCAGATTTGATCAGGATTCTGAGGGGAGATCAGTTTGTCCTTCCTCGTGAACGAATACTTAGACTG CTGGAATGGAGAAGTGCGATGAAAGAAGACGAGGCTGTGAAAGGTAGTTATTTAGACGGAGAAACACATGCCAAGTTCATACGCAGTAGGCAAGCTGGCTCAGCCCAATACGACTTCCTTATTGCACAATGA
- the LOC124176091 gene encoding pyrimidodiazepine synthase-like isoform X1 produces MRLSIYSFSGSQVPPLVPGKLRLYSMRFCPFAQRVHLVLDAKKIPYDVVYVNLTHKPEWLVEKNPLSKVPLLELEEGNILYESLIIVDYLDEAYPEHRLYPKDPLLKAQEKLLIERFGAIIVLMNKVYYTPTMEREQFVEILNGLEIFDRELVRRGTPFFGGKQPGMVDLMIWPWCERADLIRILRGDQFVLPRERILRLLEWRSAMKEDEAVKGSYLDGETHAKFIRSRQAGSAQYDFLIAQ; encoded by the exons ATGCgactatcaatttattcattctcaGGATCTCAAGTCCCACCCTTGGTACCTGGCAAGCTACGATTGTACAGCATGCGATTTTGCCCATTTGCCCAGAGGGTTCATCTTGTATTAGATGCTAAAAAAATTCC ATATGACGTTGTCTACGTTAATTTAACACACAAGCCGGAATGgctggtggaaaaaaatccattGAGTAAAGTTCCGCTGCTTGAACTCGAAGagggaaatattttatacgaaaGTCTGATCATAGTGGATTACCTGGATGAGGCCTATCCGGAACACCGTCTATATCCAAAGGATCCTTTATTGAAGGCTCAAGAGAAGCTACTTATCGAAAGATTTGGTGCTATAATAGTACTTATGAACAAG GTCTATTATACCCCGACCATGGAACGTGAGCAGTTTGTTGAGATCCTGAACGGCCTTGAAATCTTTGATAGAGAACTCGTTAGGAGAGGAACTCCATTCTTCGGTGGTAAACAACCTGGAATGGTGGATCTGATGATATGGCCGTGGTGTGAGCGAGCAGATTTGATCAGGATTCTGAGGGGAGATCAGTTTGTCCTTCCTCGTGAACGAATACTTAGACTG CTGGAATGGAGAAGTGCGATGAAAGAAGACGAGGCTGTGAAAGGTAGTTATTTAGACGGAGAAACACATGCCAAGTTCATACGCAGTAGGCAAGCTGGCTCAGCCCAATACGACTTCCTTATTGCACAATGA
- the LOC124176091 gene encoding pyrimidodiazepine synthase-like isoform X3, with protein sequence MRLSIYSFSGSQVPPLVPGKLRLYSMRFCPFAQRVHLVLDAKKIPYDVVYVNLTHKPEWLVEKNPLSKVPLLELEEGNILYESLIIVDYLDEAYPEHRLYPKDPLLKAQEKLLIERFGAIIVLMNKVYYTPTMEREQFVEILNGLEIFDRELVRRGTPFFGGKQPGMVDLMIWPWCERADLIRILRGDQFVLPRERILRLTGPFICC encoded by the exons ATGCgactatcaatttattcattctcaGGATCTCAAGTCCCACCCTTGGTACCTGGCAAGCTACGATTGTACAGCATGCGATTTTGCCCATTTGCCCAGAGGGTTCATCTTGTATTAGATGCTAAAAAAATTCC ATATGACGTTGTCTACGTTAATTTAACACACAAGCCGGAATGgctggtggaaaaaaatccattGAGTAAAGTTCCGCTGCTTGAACTCGAAGagggaaatattttatacgaaaGTCTGATCATAGTGGATTACCTGGATGAGGCCTATCCGGAACACCGTCTATATCCAAAGGATCCTTTATTGAAGGCTCAAGAGAAGCTACTTATCGAAAGATTTGGTGCTATAATAGTACTTATGAACAAG GTCTATTATACCCCGACCATGGAACGTGAGCAGTTTGTTGAGATCCTGAACGGCCTTGAAATCTTTGATAGAGAACTCGTTAGGAGAGGAACTCCATTCTTCGGTGGTAAACAACCTGGAATGGTGGATCTGATGATATGGCCGTGGTGTGAGCGAGCAGATTTGATCAGGATTCTGAGGGGAGATCAGTTTGTCCTTCCTCGTGAACGAATACTTAGACTG ACAGGACCATTTATTTGTTGCTGA
- the LOC124176094 gene encoding uncharacterized protein LOC124176094 isoform X2, whose product MSQQKTIISEMEVVQEALEASLHKVELIERKLRTKLLTIENRNRLERELEEVKDVLEANQKALKDLRHENTSGGKKE is encoded by the exons ATGTCGCAACAAAAGACGATCATAAGCGAg ATGGAGGTTGTTCAGGAAGCGTTAGAAGCCTCGCTACATAAGGTTGAGCTGATTGAGAGAAAACTAAGAACAAAATTGCTGACTATTGAAAATCGGAACAGGCTAGAGAGGGAATTAGAGGAAGTTAAGGATGTACTCGAGGCCAATCAGAAAGCGCTGAAGGACCTGAGGCATGAAAATACAAG TGGCGGGAAAAAGGAATAG
- the LOC124176094 gene encoding uncharacterized protein LOC124176094 isoform X1, giving the protein MSQQKTIISEMEVVQEALEASLHKVELIERKLRTKLLTIENRNRLERELEEVKDVLEANQKALKDLRHENTRSFMIAASFVFACFLLFGLYSMIYGGI; this is encoded by the exons ATGTCGCAACAAAAGACGATCATAAGCGAg ATGGAGGTTGTTCAGGAAGCGTTAGAAGCCTCGCTACATAAGGTTGAGCTGATTGAGAGAAAACTAAGAACAAAATTGCTGACTATTGAAAATCGGAACAGGCTAGAGAGGGAATTAGAGGAAGTTAAGGATGTACTCGAGGCCAATCAGAAAGCGCTGAAGGACCTGAGGCATGAAAATACAAGGTCTTTCATGATCGCAGCAAGCTTTGTGTTCGCTTGCTTCTTGCTTTTCGGACTGTATTCGATGATATATGGGggcatataa